attaatgccccgtcactgaccagggacgctaacctggaagcattaaactgcacattacttgaatatgagaccattctgaagcaaatcattttcacacaacaatagatgtacaatgaactcttgaatgaatcccataaggattggaacaataatctgccagcatttccactgattcccactgatcagttactagccttcccctttaaaatagTTGAAATTGATCACATTGATTTagaatgagttttgacattcacagtagaacacattttatgtaaaaaaaaaagaaaaaaaaagtagatttGCTGTAACtatgtgttgttggttttttttttgtgtgtgtgtggggggggggggatctgcAAGTGATGGTGAACAAAGTTCTCATCTTTGTTTCCATTTGGAGCTAGAAGCTTCACAAAATAAAGCTGTAGTTGTATGTACCTCTGTTGTAGTTCATTTTACCATGGATTTTTTATGTATCAATAGATATCGTCTGGACAGCAACAACTCCACCCAGGCCACTGAGGACCAGCTGGGTCTCTATGAGGAGCTTGTGAAACATCCAGGGGTGCAGATTGTACCGGGTGGGGCAGTGCCAAATGCTCTCAGAATAGCCCAGGtatttcaaactcaaactcCTGAACAAGAGATGGGGCATGGAAGATCACTGGAGGATGTACCCTCCAAACATTCTCTAATGATAAAAGCTACATGAtgagagaaaaggaaatgaaacacTATAGGTGGATAAAAAACTGCCACAAATCACATTTGTGCTTATTTGTTTTCTCCCAGGCGCAAACTTAGAATAGGTTTTGTAAAGGGgagagtacatgtatatatgtgttcTGGTTTTGTGTTTTTCCCCACATTGACATCTGAAATATATGTTCAAGTTACAACTGatataaaatgtttgttttcaaattcaagatctcaagaagaagggaaaaaaaagagcattgCTTTCTCAGTGTTAATAGAtgcatgcaatgtatgttaCTATAGACCTTTGGATTAAGTGACTTCTATGGGAATAAGATGTGTTATTGATATAACAATAATATTGGGTCACTAAGCACATGTTATTGTTATGTGGTTTTCCTGTGTGAACATATAatcttgttccttttttttttttggtgcttaGTGGCTTCTGAGGATTCCAAAGCTCACCATTTCCTTTGGTTGCATCGGCGATGACAACTTTGGTCGTATACTCACCACCAGATCGGAGTCTGAAGGGGTGCATGTGCAGTACCAAGTCCACCCTACCGTCGGTACTGGATCCTGCGCTGTGCTGATCACCGGACAAAATAGGCAGGTAGACCTGGGAGAGGATGTAAGGATAAACCTTGGCGACTTCTCTCCTGATATTGTGTGTGACTGTGCAGCGGTACTAGTATTCTTCCTGATGCTTGGTAGcttctagggcaattacccccaggacgattaccccagacccttcccctgaccctaaacctaaccctaatcctaatcctgaacctaatccttaccctaatcctaatctttactctaaccatatcactaaccagtatttagctgggggggggggggggggggagggtaattGGTAATTGTCCTTGGTGGTAATTGGTGGTAAATATGACCTTGTCTGATAAGATTGTTGAACTGTTCAAGACTATCAGTTTTGTTGGTATCATATTACCTATCTTATGCAAAGCAATTTCCCCTGTAATGTGAAGTCTTGGTTTTCTACATCCTtcaggaaataaaagaaatttcTCGTAAGAAACACAAATTAGATTACCGTATCTggatttattatcatttaattCCGAGAACTACTGTTTGATTCCAAGGACTTACTGTACATCAAGTGAagaatcttttttgttttgtcttccaGATGTTTATGTGCAAACTTTGCTGCAGCAAAGCAGCTGTCTCAGGAGTTCATTGAAAACCCAGAATCAGTCGAGCTCATTCAGAGTGCATCTTGTCTATATGTTGTCGTAAGTATTCACTGTGACCTTTAGACTATGCCGTTTGTGGATGCCATTATTTGGTATATATCTAACTGTTTTATCAAAGTCTTACATTTGATTCACTCGGGGTTTGTTTTTGCCGCTCACATTGTGCATGTCACCAGTATTTTCACTGGTAGTTgcactgaaaatcaaatgctgGTGTTTCAGTATGATTCATATGTACACTGGATTACCATTCTATTGTCTGCTGTTATCCTGTGATGAAAATGTTGATGAAGGCCTTCACATCTTGTAGGAATAAAGACCTTCATGGGTTGTACTCGTGTCAGATGTTTTGTTTCCAGTACTGGCACATAATTGCTTTCTGCAGAACTTGAAATGCatcattgttttttcttttgaataaaataaaacaaatatggaGATTGGTTTTTCTTGATCCCACATTTACAGGAAAATCTCATTTCAGTTATCTTTTGTGTCTGTAATTTTGTGTCAATTTTAGTAGATGCAATACTTCAGtataacaaactatttcatCCTGTCATTGGAAATGATCCAACTCTTGACGTCAGATTGCAATGTATAGTCCAcgcattttcttcttcatccgtAGGGCTATTTCATCCACACCTATCCAGAGATAGCCAGACATTTGACCAGCATTGCAGGGCGAGACGGAAAGACCCTCGTGGTGAACTTGTCGGCTGTGTACGTCTGCCAGCAGTCCACAGGCCTCATGCTGGAAATGATAGAACATGCGGACATCGTCTTTGGCAACAAAATGGTGAGCATGGACAACACTAAATTTCTATCACCAAAGAGTTATGGGAATGTAAACTTTTATGTGTTCAGTtatatcatatgtgacccgctacaacaaaatgatcctaaagtcgggcaaggtcgattatttgaaaattgtatgatacaatcccctaatctttctgctttaaattgatatataacacattttataaaaataatcggctgctgagatatcgatgtttaaaagagagcatgttgagacgtctggaaaatcactgtttcaagaaaagcgccctaaaagtcttcctttcgacgcaatcgcgatcaaggtacacgcaagtcagttttcacctctggacaatagaaggtaagccctagcaacccccgaagagttcattcaagcacatcagcgccggcggtctcctcaccaaccaatcagtgaccaggatgtgagaaacggctgagcatagcgcaccccgcccgcacgcaccagtcgactgggcagtgtgcaagcttcacgcttcggttagcagcaagcagaaaactgaccaatgagatcactctggtcgttgttaggggcggaacctatctgtggcgctcaatccaaattttcgaaccagtttctgcttcgttgaaacgccaaaaaacatggctcagaaaaatgctattttttggtctttcctttgatcattttgcttcaaaatttcgacagatgatagaagacatgttagactccactaatatatcaaaatcagaaaatagtAAATTTGGActaattttaatgctctgacttcaaactcgattttcacggcttcgaccgtgcgcgactttaggacctttttgttgaaGCGGGCCACATATCTTCTTGTCAGATGCTTACACAGAAAAGAGGGGAAATACAATGCAAATAGTATATTCTAAGAAGACAGAAATTGTATTCAATCTTGGGTGATGATGGTTGAGGTTTTCAATAAATGTCTTATATTTTTCAGTGTGCTTTGCCCCTTGAGATTGCATGTACATGATGGATGAAGGAGGTTTTGTTTAAACATTAATCTTATCTTTCAGAGTAGTATTGCCTAACCACAACCCTTTGCAGCTGTGATATATCTTGTGCATGCTTGGTAGTGGTCTATTAAATGGTGACAATGACAAAACACATGAATTATGTCAGGCTTatgcaaggattttttttttttataagaccTAAACTGTGTTTCCACTTTTGTTTTGGAaaacatctcccccccccccccaaaaaaaaaaaaaaaaaaaaaaaacgaaaaaaaaaatgaagtgattGCTGGTGATTACAGTCATCCCTTTTGATTTATGACATTTACAGccttgcattattttgtacagtTATACCTCTTCTTGTCAGACAGTGCAtttattattgtttatttaCCATGATGTTGCCCTATCAATGTGTTTTTGTCTTAATTTTTTCCCCTGTGTAGGAATTTCAAGCATTGGTGGATGCCCTAGGATGGAAGGTGGGTATCCATTATCAATCAATTTATTCATCAATTCCTGACTTCATTAATTTGATAAATCTATGAATACTGGTACGATTATGCAATATCTGCGCACAAACAGCCAAGTTTTCTTTGAAGATTAGAGCTTCATCTTCTTCACTGTGAAGGGCTGACTTCACAGTTCAAAATGTTGTCCTGCCAGTCGATTTACAGGCCATATCAGGTGTGAGTGGAAACGATTTTAAGATGCATGTACAAGAGATGGAATTTTGCTGCATCATCCTGCAGTGTATGCCATTGCAGTTGGTGGTGATGCTGGTgttggtagtggtggtggtggcagaTATGAAATATAGCACTCTATGTCACCCTGAGAATGTCTGCCTTGGAGTGTGTATGCCACTTCATAAATTAATGTatagcaatagtcagcaaacggtatcaaccagACACATTGTGCCATATGCTTGAATGAATTACTGAGTTGAGAGAAATTATTCgtaaaaataatagaaaaaaaaatcatagaaataAGTGAATTATTCCTCAAAATCGTACTCATTCTCTTCATTTCCCTTCTGCAGGTATGTGATTCACATACAGCCATGCAGAAGCTGAGTAACATTCCCTCCAAATCATCTCCTTGCAAAGACAGGCACATCATCATTACCCACGGACCTCAACCTACTGTCTGGTGTCAGGGTATGTTGTCCCCCATTAATGTGGCTGGCTTGTAGATGTATAGAATGCTaccagaaaaaaagagactccTTGGTAGAGATGGAATTCGAATGAAGGAAGGaaagagttggggggggggggagatgaggCAGGCTCTCATGAGATGTGTGATTAACCGGCATATATCTGCAAGCACGATATTTTCAAGGCATTAAATTGTTGCGAATTGTAGCTGACGGCCTTTCTTgcatcatgaaatttttgcgaattgtcACTAGCATTCAACACATCTAGTGTCGACAAGAAGTTTTGAGTGCATTTCAATtctgcaaatcttggctcttgcgaaattgttgaaattaaactgcacgcaaacattcctcattttacagtatcaaAATATAGTAGAATTTGAATGACATCTCTTgtagaaggagagaaagagatggggggggggggtctgtgtTACTTCTTTATAAACAGAAAAACACACTCAAATATCAAGTATCAATCAAAAGAAGAGGAGAATAATAATCAGTATTTGAGTTCCCATCAGATATATCCAATACATCTATTGCATCAGTTTCAAATTAGAGATCTGTATTTTTGTGATAGATCACTATGGACAGGTAAAAATGAGTGGATACCTACATAGagactggggaaaaaaaaacctcataaAGGGCCCCTGTCTTAGCGATTGATTGTAAGTTTGTTGAAAGCAAGACAAGTCCATGTGTTGCTTATGGTATTTACCTTAAGTGTCAGTTTGTAATGTGTGATATACATCCATGTCATGAtttggggaaaatatgacaaatacAAGTGTAGAGGATTAAGCCTTTCATGTCACAtaattgttgatatttttttgagCACATAGGGACATGTATATGCACTAtgtgttatgcgctatataaactGTGGTAATTATTGATATTTATATAATTACTATTGTCAAGCAAGGCCGAAACAGCTCAAATAAGCTTATATATAATTTTGGCCCACAGAATGAGTAGATAGGGCTTATGATGCATATAATTGAAGGCATAAATAAGTGAAAATATGGCCcgagaagaaaatgaatgatcCACTTTATATTAGCTCACTTTATATCAAGAGTAAATCATTCTTCACTCAGGGAACCAGGTGAAAACATTTGAGGTGCCCCAAGTGGATGAGAAGAATGTAGTGGACACATGTGGAGCTGGTGATGCATTTGTGGGAGGTAAGTCTGTAAACTATTCTATAATTTAAACTATGTCATGTGTATTTTCCCCACTAGCTATCCACACAAAATATGTTCAttgttaaagagatggtatagttttggttgagaagggGATTCAGGTTTTTAATATTTGCAAGATGATTAGGAATCGCTTGTGTGAAATATTACAAAGCAtccaattccaagaggaattcaatgtttatttgataacaATCAGTTATGAAATGGCTTAAATGTGCTActacaaagcaaaataaagtggtcctaataaaaggtgggtcccacattccattaggaccacttttgttttacatggtTTCTAACCATTTCAAAagagatttttatcaaataaactttgaattcctcttaaaattgtatgctctttaatattttgtatagATGGTTTGTGAttgtctcacaaaaagttaaaatctgaattcccGTCTCACCCACAACTATAATATTGCTGAGCCTCATTGTAAATGATCTTGTTATAATAGGGTTTCCCTGTTGTATGAAA
The nucleotide sequence above comes from Diadema setosum chromosome 5, eeDiaSeto1, whole genome shotgun sequence. Encoded proteins:
- the LOC140228376 gene encoding uncharacterized protein — encoded protein: SLLYSPRKIAGFGIPLLDFIAEVDEDFLARYRLDSNNSTQATEDQLGLYEELVKHPGVQIVPGGAVPNALRIAQWLLRIPKLTISFGCIGDDNFGRILTTRSESEGVHVQYQVHPTVGTGSCAVLITGQNRCLCANFAAAKQLSQEFIENPESVELIQSASCLYVVGYFIHTYPEIARHLTSIAGRDGKTLVVNLSAVYVCQQSTGLMLEMIEHADIVFGNKMEFQALVDALGWKVCDSHTAMQKLSNIPSKSSPCKDRHIIITHGPQPTVWCQGNQVKTFEVPQVDEKNVVDTCGAGDAFVGGFLSQLVKNKGIEDCIRCGHYAASQSIQQRGMTIVGSPDFR